The proteins below are encoded in one region of Zootoca vivipara chromosome 10, rZooViv1.1, whole genome shotgun sequence:
- the LRRC4 gene encoding leucine-rich repeat-containing protein 4 — MKLLWQATAHHAWNAAPLAVVYLVAQTWLACAVAAVAGPQSCPSVCSCSNQFSKVVCTRRGLSEVPLGIPSNTRYLNLMENNIKRIQADTFRHLHHLEVLQLGRNAIRQVEVGAFNGLASLNTLELFDNWLTVVPSGAFEYLSKLRELWLRNNPIESISSYAFNRVPSLMRLDLGELKKLKYISEGAFEGLYNLKYLNLGMCNIKDMPNLTPLVGLEELEMSGNNFPAIQPGSFYGLKSLKKLWIMSSQISLIERNAFDDLTALVELNLAHNNLSSLPHDLFAPLRYLVELHLHHNPWSCDCDILWLSWWLREYIPTNSTCCGRCHAPMHMRGKFLVEVDQTAFQCSAPFIMDAPRDLNISEGRVAELKCRTPSMSSVRWLLPNGTVLSHASNHPRISVLNDGTLNFSQVLLTDTGVYTCMVTNVAGNSNASAYLNVSTAELNTSNYSFFTTVTVETTETSPENLFPKFTKPVPTTSTGYQPAYTTTTTVLIQTTKAPKTDPAPDNHNDKMQTSLDEVMRTTKIIIGCFVAVTLLAAAMLIVFYKLRKRHQQRSTVAAARTVEIIQVDEDMPASSASAAAPTATSGVSGEGAVVLPAIHDHINYNTYKPSHGAHWTENCLGNSLHPTVTTIAEPYIIQTHPKEKVQETQI; from the coding sequence ATGAAGCTCTTGTGGCAGGCAACTGCGCACCACGCCTGGAATGCCGCCCCGCTTGCCGTAGTCTACCTCGTGGCGCAAACGTGGCTGGCGTGCGCAGTGGCGGCCGTGGCTGGCCCGCAGAGCTGCCCCTCCGTGTGCTCCTGCAGTAACCAGTTCAGCAAGGTGGTGTGCACGCGGCGAGGCCTCTCCGAGGTGCCCCTGGGCATCCCCTCCAACACGCGCTACCTGAACCTCATGGAGAACAACATCAAGAGGATCCAGGCCGACACCTTCCGCCACCTGCACCACCTGGAGGTGCTGCAGCTGGGGAGGAACGCCATCCGCCAGGTGGAGGTGGGGGCCTTCAACGGCCTGGCCAGCCTCAACACCCTGGAGCTGTTTGACAACTGGCTGACAGTGGTGCCCAGCGGGGCCTTCGAGTACCTCTCCAAGCTGCGCGAGCTGTGGCTGCGCAACAACCCAATCGAGAGCATCTCCTCCTACGCCTTCAACCGCGTCCCCTCCCTCATGCGCCTGGACCTGGGCGAGCTCAAGAAGCTCAAGTACATCTCCGAGGGGGCTTTCGAGGGATTGTACAACTTGAAGTACCTGAACCTGGGGATGTGCAACATTAAGGATATGCCCAACCTCACCCCGCTGGTGGGCCTGGAGGAGCTGGAGATGTCGGGGAACAACTTCCCCGCCATCCAGCCGGGCTCCTTCTATGGCTTGAAGTCGCTCAAAAAGCTGTGGATTATGAGCTCCCAGATCAGCCTGATTGAGCGCAACGCCTTTGATGACCTCACGGCGCTGGTGGAGCTCAACCTGGCCCACAACAACCTCTCCTCTTTGCCCCACGACCTTTTTGCCCCGCTGAGGTACCTGGTGGAGTTGCACTTGCACCACAACCCCTGGAGTTGCGACTGTGACATCCTGTGGCTCTCCTGGTGGCTGCGGGAGTACATCCCCACAAACTCCACCTGCTGCGGGCGCTGCCATGCGCCCATGCACATGCGCGGCAAGTTCCTGGTGGAGGTGGACCAGACGGCTTTCCAGTGCTCGGCCCCCTTCATCATGGATGCCCCCCGGGACCTCAACATCTCCGAAGGGAGGGTGGCCGAGCTCAAGTGCCGCACGCCTTCCATGTCCTCCGTGAGGTGGTTGCTGCCCAACGGGACCGTGCTGAGCCACGCGTCCAACCACCCCAGGATCTCCGTCCTCAACGACGGCACCTTGAACTTCTCCCAGGTTCTCCTGACGGACACGGGGGTCTACACTTGCATGGTCACCAACGTGGCGGGGAACTCCAACGCCTCGGCCTACCTCAACGTGAGCACGGCCGAGCTCAACACCTCCAACTACAGCTTCTTCACCACCGTGACGGTGGAGACCACAGAGACGTCGCCCGAGAACCTCTTCCCCAAGTTCACCAAGCCGGTGCCGACCACGTCCACGGGCTACCAGCCGGCGTACACCACAACCACCACTGTGCTCATCCAGACCACCAAGGCGCCCAAGACGGACCCCGCCCCGGACAACCACAACGACAAGATGCAGACCAGCCTGGACGAGGTAATGAGAACCACCAAGATCATCATTGGCTGTTTCGTGGCTGTAACGCTGCTGGCGGCGGCCATGTTGATTGTCTTTTACAAACTTCGCAAAAGGCACCAGCAGCGCAGCACCGTGGCAGCCGCCAGGACTGTGGAAATAATACAGGTGGACGAGGACATGCCGGCCTCCTCGGCCTCGGCGGCTGCCCCCACAGCTACGTCGGGGGTATCAGGTGAGGGGGCAGTTGTACTGCCGGCAATTCATGACCACATTAACTACAACACTTACAAACCTTCACACGGGGCCCACTGGACAGAAAACTGCTTGGGGAACTCTCTCCACCCCACGGTCACTACTATTGCCGAACCTTATATAATTCAGACCCACCCCAAGGAGAAAGTGCAGGAAACGCAAATCTga